A portion of the Flavobacterium magnum genome contains these proteins:
- the ruvX gene encoding Holliday junction resolvase RuvX: MARLLAIDYGLRRTGIAITDELQLIASGLTTIASDTVIDFLQGYFAEEKVEKVIIGKPLQMNGQPSESTEIIEKFVLMFQKKFPAMPVVRADERFTSKMAFQTMIDSGLNKKQRRNKALVDEIAATIMLQGYMAAN, from the coding sequence ATGGCCAGACTGCTTGCTATAGATTACGGACTCAGGCGCACCGGGATTGCCATTACGGATGAATTGCAGCTCATTGCGTCCGGACTGACCACGATTGCATCAGACACGGTGATTGATTTCCTTCAGGGTTATTTTGCGGAAGAGAAAGTCGAGAAAGTCATTATCGGAAAACCTTTGCAAATGAATGGGCAGCCTTCAGAAAGTACCGAAATCATCGAGAAATTTGTGCTGATGTTCCAGAAAAAGTTTCCCGCGATGCCGGTCGTGCGCGCCGACGAAAGGTTTACCTCGAAGATGGCTTTCCAGACGATGATAGACAGCGGGCTTAATAAAAAACAGCGCCGCAACAAGGCCCTGGTGGACGAGATTGCCGCGACGATTATGCTACAGGGCTACATGGCAGCGAATTAG
- a CDS encoding ATP-binding protein, giving the protein MAQKPVLTNDIFHSLFHSMDEGFCVLEMLYDDNKKPADLLYIEANPAFERIAGMPVTGKKVSEIVGDLQPFWFETYETVIQTGAPLRIEYQGSQTGHWYSVFASRIGGDGSIRITGIFNDITERKRADERQAYFLKLNDAIRYIQDPVMLQQAAMRVLGEYLDVNRAFYGELQGDDLLVIGPGYANGLPLIEGRLSVDDFGQELMGIFHSGQNVLINDLHADASMLPAVKASFEGIGIRAAIGVPLVKNGKAHAVLSVHQSAPRHWTENEIKLVEETAERTWAAVEWAKAEEELRESEEKYRTLFETIDDGFALFELERDASGKVIDIIYRETNAAFAVHTGWKDAVGKRVTELLPNMRHGVLERIQAVADTGLPQRHESYQPDLDRWYDVRHSRVGGPGSSYGVAVFRDITARKKAEAELNEFNTMLESQVTERTATIRKNEEELRDTNKHLQLIINQLESFNHIASHDLQEPLRKIQIFASRLGETGQDDLRKAVFLEGIQNASGRMRNLIDDLLAYSRLGSKETFRRVDLNKILEQVRNDYELLIADKKAIIESDDLPIVSAVPFQMRQLFSNLVSNSLKFSMRHPVITIRSKVGKGQDFTTAFPLKADMEYVELIVADNGIGFDNEYKDKIFNLFQRLPAQEKISGTGIGLSIVEKAVKEHKGFIDASGEKGKGAVFTIYLPLKQSK; this is encoded by the coding sequence ATGGCCCAAAAACCTGTTTTAACGAATGACATTTTCCATAGCCTTTTCCACTCCATGGATGAAGGATTCTGCGTGCTGGAAATGCTGTATGATGACAATAAAAAACCGGCAGACCTGCTTTATATCGAGGCCAATCCGGCTTTTGAGCGCATTGCGGGCATGCCCGTCACCGGTAAAAAAGTCAGTGAAATTGTAGGCGACCTGCAGCCATTTTGGTTTGAAACTTACGAAACCGTCATCCAGACCGGCGCGCCTTTGCGAATAGAATATCAGGGTTCCCAAACGGGGCATTGGTATTCGGTATTTGCTTCACGTATCGGCGGGGACGGCAGCATACGCATTACTGGAATTTTCAATGATATCACTGAACGAAAGCGCGCGGACGAACGCCAGGCGTATTTCCTAAAGCTCAACGACGCGATCCGTTACATACAGGATCCCGTGATGCTGCAACAGGCGGCGATGCGGGTATTGGGTGAATATCTGGATGTAAACCGGGCATTTTACGGAGAGCTTCAGGGCGATGACTTATTGGTTATCGGGCCGGGTTATGCCAATGGATTGCCTCTGATTGAAGGCCGACTCAGCGTCGACGATTTCGGGCAGGAACTGATGGGTATCTTCCATTCGGGGCAAAATGTCCTGATCAATGACCTGCATGCTGACGCCTCAATGTTGCCGGCAGTCAAGGCATCGTTCGAGGGGATCGGTATACGCGCGGCCATAGGGGTGCCATTGGTGAAAAATGGAAAGGCGCATGCCGTGCTCAGCGTTCACCAATCCGCGCCGAGGCATTGGACCGAAAACGAAATCAAACTTGTCGAGGAAACTGCAGAACGTACCTGGGCCGCTGTAGAATGGGCCAAAGCCGAAGAAGAACTTCGGGAATCAGAAGAAAAATACCGCACGCTGTTTGAAACTATTGACGATGGTTTTGCACTTTTTGAGCTTGAGCGTGATGCTTCAGGCAAAGTCATCGATATCATTTACCGGGAAACCAATGCCGCATTCGCTGTACACACGGGATGGAAGGATGCGGTCGGGAAACGGGTCACCGAATTGCTGCCGAATATGAGGCATGGCGTATTGGAACGAATACAGGCTGTGGCCGACACCGGACTGCCGCAAAGACACGAAAGCTATCAACCCGATCTGGACCGTTGGTACGACGTGAGGCATTCCAGGGTAGGCGGCCCCGGAAGTTCGTACGGGGTTGCTGTGTTCAGGGATATTACGGCCCGCAAGAAGGCGGAAGCGGAGTTGAACGAATTCAACACCATGCTTGAAAGCCAGGTAACTGAACGTACCGCGACCATTCGTAAAAATGAAGAGGAGTTGCGAGACACCAACAAGCATTTGCAACTGATTATTAACCAGCTGGAGTCGTTCAACCACATTGCAAGCCACGATTTGCAGGAACCGTTGCGTAAAATACAGATTTTCGCAAGCCGCCTCGGTGAAACAGGACAGGATGACCTGCGCAAGGCCGTGTTTCTTGAAGGCATACAGAACGCGTCAGGCCGGATGCGCAACCTTATCGACGACCTGCTGGCGTACTCACGGCTGGGCAGTAAGGAAACCTTCAGGCGCGTAGATCTCAATAAGATACTGGAGCAGGTCCGCAACGATTATGAATTGCTGATTGCCGACAAGAAAGCCATTATCGAAAGTGATGATTTGCCCATTGTCAGTGCGGTGCCTTTCCAGATGCGCCAGCTTTTCTCGAACCTGGTATCCAACTCGCTTAAATTTTCGATGCGCCACCCCGTAATCACAATCAGGTCGAAAGTGGGCAAAGGGCAGGATTTTACGACGGCATTTCCACTAAAGGCAGACATGGAGTATGTAGAGCTCATTGTTGCTGACAACGGCATTGGTTTCGATAACGAGTATAAGGACAAGATATTCAATCTTTTTCAGCGTTTGCCCGCACAGGAAAAGATTTCAGGTACCGGTATTGGCCTGAGTATCGTAGAAAAAGCGGTAAAGGAACACAAAGGTTTTATCGACGCTTCGGGTGAAAAGGGCAAAGGCGCCGTATTTACGATTTACCTCCCCCTGAAACAGTCAAAATAG